The Leucobacter viscericola genome includes a window with the following:
- a CDS encoding deoxyguanosinetriphosphate triphosphohydrolase: protein MVEVLTPALQLPAGYEAEDAERVVPEQHSSIRSDFARDRARVLHSSGWRRLAAKTQVLSPTAGIDFARNRLTHSLEVAQIGRELAVSLGLAQDVVDTACLAHDLGHPPFGHNGEKALNEWAADAGGFEGNAQTLRLLTRLEPKRFAPDGTSIGLNLTRATLDASCKYPWSLSEAPAGSGKFGFFADDEPVFRWLRESAPARVKCAEAQAMDLADDVAYSVHDFEDAVVSEFIDPEILTSRSGHSSLIEAVSEWAGGSYTTDELGAAYDRIAESSNWLVRWDGSRRHQAQLKNFTSDMIGRFARAAIHDTLEAADGSPLTRYGASIVVPREVRAEIAVLKGIVAAFVMASGRRQPTYRRQRDLLLELLEVLWESDGNELEPAFADDYRAARNDAEAKRAVVDQVASLTDQSAIAWYKRLCDVPLV from the coding sequence GTGGTTGAGGTATTGACGCCCGCGCTGCAGTTGCCCGCGGGATACGAGGCCGAAGACGCCGAGCGAGTTGTGCCAGAGCAGCACAGCAGCATCCGCAGTGATTTCGCGCGGGATCGCGCTCGTGTGCTTCACTCAAGCGGTTGGCGCAGGCTGGCCGCGAAAACGCAGGTGCTAAGCCCCACCGCCGGCATTGACTTCGCGCGCAACCGGCTGACCCACTCGCTTGAGGTCGCGCAGATCGGCCGCGAGCTGGCAGTGTCGCTCGGCCTCGCCCAAGACGTTGTCGACACCGCGTGCCTCGCGCACGACCTCGGCCACCCGCCCTTCGGGCACAACGGCGAGAAGGCGCTCAACGAGTGGGCCGCCGACGCTGGAGGTTTCGAGGGCAATGCCCAGACGCTGCGGTTGTTGACCCGCCTCGAGCCAAAGCGCTTTGCGCCCGACGGCACCAGCATTGGTCTCAATCTCACCCGCGCCACACTCGACGCGAGTTGCAAGTATCCGTGGAGCCTCTCCGAGGCCCCCGCGGGCAGCGGCAAGTTCGGGTTCTTCGCCGACGACGAGCCAGTCTTTCGCTGGTTGCGCGAGAGCGCTCCGGCTCGTGTGAAGTGCGCGGAAGCCCAGGCGATGGATCTGGCCGACGACGTTGCCTACTCGGTTCATGACTTCGAGGACGCGGTTGTCAGCGAGTTCATCGATCCCGAAATTCTGACCTCTCGCTCTGGCCACAGCTCGCTCATTGAGGCGGTTTCAGAGTGGGCCGGTGGCTCATACACAACGGACGAACTCGGAGCCGCCTACGACCGCATCGCTGAATCGTCGAACTGGCTGGTTCGCTGGGACGGATCGCGACGACACCAGGCGCAGCTCAAGAATTTCACGAGCGACATGATTGGACGGTTCGCGCGCGCGGCCATTCACGACACGCTTGAGGCGGCAGACGGATCCCCGTTGACCCGCTACGGCGCGAGCATTGTGGTGCCACGTGAGGTACGCGCCGAGATTGCCGTGCTCAAGGGCATCGTTGCCGCGTTTGTCATGGCCAGTGGCCGCCGCCAACCGACCTACCGCAGGCAGCGCGACCTGCTTCTTGAGCTGCTCGAGGTGCTGTGGGAATCGGACGGCAACGAGTTGGAGCCAGCCTTCGCAGATGACTACCGGGCGGCTCGGAACGATGCCGAGGCGAAGCGCGCCGTCGTAGATCAGGTGGCCTCACTCACCGATCAGTCCGCGATCGCCTGGTACAAACGCCTGTGCGACGTGCCACTGGTCTGA
- the dusB gene encoding tRNA dihydrouridine synthase DusB gives MNSQTPAATDLGVDDRLKIGPLSLDVPVVLAPMAGITNTAFRRLCREYGAGLYVSEMITSRALVERTPGSLRLIKHHESETPRSIQLYGVDPKTVSEAVKFLVDQDLADHIDLNFGCPVPKVTRKGGGSALPWKSDLFRAIVEGAVKAAGEIPLTIKMRKGIDADHLTYLDAAKAAEGAGVAAIALHGRTANEFYSGEADWTSIATLKETITSVPILGNGDIWSAEDAIRMVRETGCDGVVVGRGCLGRPWLFGDLAAAFRAERGDITWEEAEAAIAKPPLGFVMQAMRRHTELLVEFFDGDEGHACRDIRKHVAWYYKGYGVGGDTRRALATVESIDHMDEIFSTMDGSMPYPGEGAEGPRGRAGSPKRPILPQGWLESRTSDSIDFSELAEAERDDSGG, from the coding sequence ATGAACTCGCAAACTCCCGCTGCTACCGACCTCGGCGTTGACGACCGCCTCAAGATCGGGCCGCTTTCCCTTGACGTGCCAGTTGTGCTGGCACCCATGGCAGGCATTACGAACACTGCTTTCCGTCGACTGTGCCGCGAGTACGGTGCGGGCCTCTATGTCTCCGAGATGATCACGAGCCGCGCGCTGGTCGAGCGCACACCGGGATCCCTCCGACTCATTAAGCACCACGAGAGCGAAACGCCCCGCTCCATCCAGCTCTACGGCGTCGACCCCAAAACGGTCTCCGAGGCCGTCAAGTTTCTTGTGGATCAAGACCTCGCCGACCACATCGATCTGAACTTCGGCTGCCCTGTTCCCAAGGTGACTCGAAAGGGTGGCGGATCCGCACTGCCCTGGAAGAGCGACCTGTTCCGCGCGATCGTTGAGGGTGCGGTAAAGGCGGCGGGTGAGATTCCACTCACCATCAAGATGCGCAAGGGCATCGACGCGGATCACCTCACCTATCTGGACGCCGCCAAGGCAGCAGAGGGTGCCGGCGTCGCCGCAATCGCGCTTCACGGCCGCACCGCAAATGAGTTCTACTCGGGCGAGGCAGACTGGACCTCCATCGCCACGCTCAAGGAAACGATCACGAGTGTGCCGATTCTCGGCAACGGCGACATCTGGTCGGCTGAAGACGCGATCCGCATGGTGCGCGAGACCGGCTGCGACGGAGTGGTTGTTGGCCGAGGTTGCCTGGGCCGTCCGTGGCTGTTCGGCGACCTCGCCGCTGCCTTCCGCGCCGAGCGCGGGGACATCACCTGGGAAGAGGCAGAAGCCGCCATCGCAAAACCCCCGCTCGGCTTTGTGATGCAGGCGATGCGCCGCCACACGGAACTGCTCGTTGAGTTCTTTGACGGTGACGAGGGCCATGCGTGCCGCGATATTCGCAAGCACGTCGCCTGGTACTACAAGGGCTACGGGGTCGGCGGCGACACTAGGCGCGCACTGGCCACAGTCGAGTCAATCGACCACATGGACGAGATTTTCAGCACGATGGACGGATCGATGCCGTACCCCGGCGAGGGCGCTGAAGGTCCTCGCGGACGCGCTGGCAGCCCGAAGCGGCCGATTCTGCCGCAGGGGTGGCTTGAGAGCCGCACGAGCGACAGCATCGATTTCTCTGAGCTCGCCGAGGCAGAGCGAGACGATTCCGGTGGTTGA
- a CDS encoding isoprenyl transferase yields MRTAPTSLVPVDWTGEQPPRFAATAPGHVAIVMDGNGRWANRRGLSRVEGHRMGEQALLDVVAGAIQAGVKHLSVYAFSTENWRRSPDEVRFLMGFNRDVLRRRREQLDAWNVRMRWAGRRPRLWGSVINELQTSERVTAGNTGLTLTMCVNYGGRNEITDAMRRIAEEVRAGRLSPSGITERTIERHLYVPELPDVDLFLRSSGEQRTSNFMLWQSAYAEMVFLDTLWPDFGRTELWRAIQIYQDRDRRFGERSTCQVPDPEPLRPRAV; encoded by the coding sequence ATGCGCACTGCTCCCACCTCCCTGGTGCCCGTCGATTGGACCGGCGAGCAACCACCCCGATTCGCCGCCACAGCCCCGGGCCACGTCGCCATCGTGATGGACGGCAACGGACGGTGGGCGAACCGCCGCGGCCTCTCCCGGGTTGAGGGTCACCGCATGGGGGAGCAGGCTCTGCTCGATGTTGTCGCGGGCGCGATCCAGGCTGGCGTCAAGCACCTCAGCGTCTACGCGTTCTCGACCGAGAACTGGCGGCGATCCCCAGACGAGGTGCGCTTCCTCATGGGGTTCAACCGCGACGTGCTGCGCCGCCGCCGCGAACAGCTTGACGCGTGGAACGTACGCATGCGCTGGGCCGGTCGCCGGCCGCGGCTGTGGGGGTCGGTCATCAATGAGCTGCAGACCTCTGAGCGAGTGACGGCGGGCAACACCGGCCTCACCCTCACCATGTGTGTCAACTACGGCGGTCGCAATGAGATCACGGACGCCATGCGTCGCATCGCCGAGGAGGTTCGTGCGGGCAGGCTCTCGCCGAGCGGAATCACAGAGCGCACGATCGAGCGCCACCTGTACGTACCCGAACTGCCCGATGTAGACCTGTTTCTGCGCAGCTCCGGTGAGCAACGCACCAGCAACTTTATGCTCTGGCAGTCCGCCTACGCCGAGATGGTCTTCCTCGACACCCTCTGGCCCGACTTCGGGCGAACCGAACTGTGGCGCGCGATCCAGATCTACCAGGATCGCGACCGCCGTTTTGGGGAGCGGTCGACGTGCCAGGTGCCGGATCCTGAACCACTCCGGCCCCGCGCAGTATGA
- the recO gene encoding DNA repair protein RecO: MPLYREEGVVIRTHKLGEADRIVTMLTRGRGLLRAVAKGVRRTSSKFGARLEPFMVADIQCYEGRTLDTITQASTLGAYGPNISADYDRYRAGSVIVETAERIAEGGPSREQYALLVGALRTLAAAKIPAELVRDGYLLRAMGLAGWTPGFDACVRCGAPGPHTIVAVQLGGVVCENCRQAGSPRLDPGSIRLLAALLAGDWDTASESTERERGQAAGIAAAHTQWHLERGLRSFSSRHSSSPRA; the protein is encoded by the coding sequence ATGCCCCTGTACCGCGAAGAAGGTGTGGTGATCCGCACCCATAAATTGGGTGAAGCGGATCGCATCGTCACCATGCTCACGCGCGGGCGTGGACTGCTTCGAGCTGTAGCAAAGGGTGTGCGGCGCACATCTTCAAAGTTCGGTGCCCGCCTCGAGCCGTTTATGGTCGCCGACATTCAGTGCTACGAGGGCCGCACACTCGACACGATTACGCAGGCATCAACACTCGGAGCCTACGGCCCCAACATCAGCGCCGATTACGACCGCTATCGCGCGGGCAGCGTGATCGTCGAGACCGCTGAGCGCATCGCCGAGGGCGGCCCCTCGCGAGAACAGTACGCACTGCTCGTCGGCGCCCTTCGCACGCTCGCGGCGGCAAAGATTCCGGCGGAGCTCGTGCGCGACGGGTATCTGCTCAGAGCCATGGGCCTCGCGGGGTGGACCCCCGGCTTCGACGCGTGCGTGCGCTGCGGCGCGCCCGGCCCGCACACCATCGTCGCGGTGCAGCTCGGTGGGGTCGTGTGCGAAAACTGCCGCCAAGCAGGATCGCCGAGGCTCGACCCCGGCAGCATTCGTTTACTCGCGGCGTTGCTCGCGGGGGACTGGGACACCGCGAGCGAATCGACCGAGAGGGAGCGCGGGCAGGCAGCGGGCATCGCTGCCGCCCACACGCAGTGGCACCTCGAACGCGGGCTGCGCTCGTTTAGCTCACGGCACAGCAGCTCACCTCGGGCTTAA
- the ruvC gene encoding crossover junction endodeoxyribonuclease RuvC encodes MRIIGIDPGLTRLGVGIVTSETGRRVTFEHVEVLRSSASASTPERLLILGSALQRLFDGEKPDGIALERVFAQQNLPSVMGVAQISGVVMFLAEQRGIPVALYTPNEVKSQVTGYGAADKAQVTTMVTRLLGLAAPPKPADAADALALAITHAWHLGRGGSADRLGRGAAPAAETPAQRAWREAEQKSGARRGPRN; translated from the coding sequence ATGCGCATCATCGGGATCGATCCCGGCCTCACCCGTCTTGGGGTCGGGATCGTCACCTCTGAAACCGGGAGGCGCGTCACCTTCGAACACGTCGAGGTGCTGCGCAGCTCGGCTTCGGCGAGCACTCCCGAGCGCCTGCTGATCCTGGGCTCTGCCCTGCAGCGCCTATTCGACGGCGAAAAACCCGACGGCATCGCACTCGAGCGTGTGTTCGCCCAGCAAAACCTGCCGAGTGTGATGGGCGTCGCCCAGATCAGTGGGGTCGTCATGTTCCTCGCTGAACAGCGGGGGATTCCCGTCGCGCTGTATACCCCCAACGAGGTCAAGTCTCAGGTCACCGGTTACGGCGCCGCCGACAAGGCCCAGGTGACCACCATGGTGACGAGGCTTTTGGGTCTCGCAGCGCCGCCCAAACCTGCGGACGCCGCAGATGCCTTGGCACTCGCCATCACCCACGCCTGGCACCTGGGCAGGGGAGGATCTGCGGATCGTCTCGGGCGAGGAGCCGCTCCCGCCGCCGAAACCCCAGCCCAGCGCGCCTGGCGCGAGGCGGAACAAAAGTCGGGCGCCCGGCGCGGGCCTCGCAACTAA
- a CDS encoding YebC/PmpR family DNA-binding transcriptional regulator produces the protein MSGHSKWATTKHKKAIIDSRRAKAFAKYIKNIEVAARIGGADLSGNPTLADAVHKAKKNSVPGDNIDRAIKRGAGLDGDAVEYLNIMYEAYGPNGVALMVECLTDNKNRAAAEVRTALNRNGGTLADPGSVAYNFARKGVITVPAEGTTEDDVLNAVLDAGAEEVNPTPNGEAFEVITEASDLVAARTALVEAGIDYDAADAEFVPNLKVEIDAATARKVFSIIDALEDSDDVQNVYSNFDLTPEVQAELATDE, from the coding sequence GTGTCAGGACACTCCAAGTGGGCAACGACCAAGCACAAAAAGGCGATTATCGACAGCCGCCGTGCCAAGGCGTTTGCCAAGTACATCAAGAACATTGAGGTTGCAGCCCGCATCGGCGGCGCCGACCTCTCGGGTAACCCGACTCTCGCCGATGCTGTGCACAAGGCAAAGAAGAACTCGGTTCCCGGTGACAACATCGACCGCGCGATTAAGCGTGGCGCTGGCCTCGACGGCGACGCCGTTGAGTACCTCAACATCATGTACGAGGCATACGGCCCGAACGGTGTCGCCCTCATGGTCGAGTGTCTGACCGACAACAAGAACCGCGCCGCGGCCGAGGTGCGCACCGCGCTCAACCGCAACGGTGGCACACTCGCCGATCCCGGTAGCGTTGCCTACAACTTTGCTCGTAAGGGTGTCATCACCGTTCCCGCCGAGGGCACCACCGAAGACGACGTGCTTAACGCCGTGCTCGACGCTGGCGCTGAAGAGGTCAATCCGACTCCGAACGGCGAAGCCTTCGAAGTGATTACGGAAGCGTCAGATCTGGTCGCCGCCCGTACCGCACTCGTCGAGGCTGGAATTGACTACGACGCGGCCGACGCCGAGTTTGTGCCCAACCTCAAGGTTGAGATCGACGCAGCAACCGCTCGTAAGGTCTTCAGCATCATCGATGCCCTCGAAGACAGCGACGACGTGCAGAACGTGTACTCGAACTTCGACCTCACCCCAGAGGTCCAGGCCGAACTCGCTACCGACGAGTAG
- a CDS encoding HIT family protein, whose amino-acid sequence MDGVEDLSTTAAVGDPDDMQRLWVPHRMVYVADHRQPDHSDCPFCEAPKRSDEDALIVARGKTAYVLLNLFPYNNGHMLVCPYRHVSLYDDATDEEVAEIAALTQTAMRVAREVMGCQGFNIGMNQGAIAGAGVASHLHQHIVPRWSSDANFFPIIAKTKALPQLLGDVRASLAAAWPHP is encoded by the coding sequence GTGGACGGAGTAGAAGACCTCAGCACGACTGCAGCCGTCGGTGATCCCGACGACATGCAGCGGCTGTGGGTGCCGCACCGCATGGTGTACGTCGCGGATCATCGCCAACCCGATCACAGCGACTGCCCGTTTTGTGAGGCGCCAAAACGCAGTGACGAGGATGCGCTCATCGTTGCTCGCGGCAAAACCGCCTACGTGCTGCTGAACCTTTTTCCATACAACAACGGCCACATGCTCGTGTGCCCGTATCGTCACGTCTCGCTGTACGACGACGCGACGGATGAAGAGGTCGCGGAGATCGCGGCACTCACCCAGACAGCGATGCGCGTGGCCCGCGAGGTCATGGGCTGCCAGGGCTTCAACATCGGCATGAACCAGGGCGCCATTGCTGGCGCGGGCGTTGCCTCGCACCTGCACCAGCACATCGTGCCGCGCTGGTCGTCAGACGCAAACTTCTTCCCGATTATCGCGAAGACGAAGGCTCTGCCGCAGCTGCTCGGCGACGTGCGCGCATCGCTCGCGGCTGCCTGGCCGCACCCCTAA
- the thrS gene encoding threonine--tRNA ligase, with amino-acid sequence MADGFSLFTDRSIVAMRVNGELRDLAAEVTDTDTVEPVAIDSADGLSILRHSAAHVLAQAVQQINPDTKLGIGPPITDGFYYDFDPAEPFTPEDLKAISAQMQKIVKQGQRFIRRVVTEDEARAELANEPYKLELIGLKGGNTGDDNESVEVGGAELTIYDNVDPKTGEVCWKDLCRGPHVPNTRMLGNGWALMRSAGAYWRGSEANPMLQRIYGTAWPTKDELRAYQTRLEEAAKRDHRKLGVEMDLFSFPDEIGSGLAVFHPRGGIIRHEIESYMRDELLKNGYEVVNSPHITKGTLFETSQHLNWYKDGMFPAMHLDEVVDADGNVTKQGQDYYLKPMNCPFHNLIFRSRARSYRELPLRLAEFGTVYRYEKSGTLSGLTRVRGLTQDDAHIYVTDEQVKDEVKRQLEFVFATLRAYGLNDFYLELSTRDPEKSVGTEEQWEVATETLRQVGEESGLELVADPGGAAFYGPKISVQARDAIGRTWQLSTVQLDFNQPELFELEYAAADGTRKQPVMIHRALLGSVERFFAILLEHYAGAFPVWLSPVQVVGIPVAEHYGEYLDEVIAQLRARGVRAEVDHSDDRMPKKIRNHTKAKVPFQLIAGEEDREAGAVSFRFRDGTQLNGVPVAEAVERIVKSIETHEQVSTAWTE; translated from the coding sequence GTGGCAGACGGATTCTCCCTGTTCACCGACCGTTCGATTGTCGCCATGCGCGTCAACGGCGAGCTGCGCGATCTCGCCGCAGAGGTGACGGACACAGACACCGTCGAGCCGGTCGCAATCGACTCCGCAGACGGCCTCAGCATCCTGCGCCACTCCGCAGCCCACGTGCTCGCGCAGGCCGTGCAGCAGATCAACCCCGACACAAAGCTCGGGATCGGCCCGCCAATCACCGATGGTTTCTACTACGACTTTGATCCGGCCGAACCCTTCACGCCCGAAGACCTGAAGGCGATTTCCGCCCAGATGCAGAAGATCGTGAAGCAGGGTCAGCGCTTCATTCGCCGCGTCGTCACGGAAGACGAAGCCCGCGCCGAACTCGCAAACGAGCCCTACAAGCTCGAGCTCATCGGCCTTAAGGGCGGCAACACCGGCGACGACAACGAGAGCGTCGAGGTCGGCGGCGCCGAACTCACGATCTACGACAACGTCGACCCGAAGACCGGCGAGGTCTGCTGGAAGGATCTCTGCCGCGGCCCGCACGTTCCCAACACTCGTATGCTCGGCAACGGTTGGGCACTCATGCGTAGCGCCGGTGCCTACTGGCGCGGCAGCGAGGCGAACCCGATGCTGCAGCGCATCTACGGCACCGCGTGGCCCACCAAAGACGAGCTGCGCGCGTACCAGACCCGCCTCGAAGAGGCCGCGAAGCGCGACCACCGCAAGCTCGGCGTCGAGATGGACCTCTTCAGCTTCCCCGACGAGATTGGCTCCGGCCTCGCCGTGTTCCACCCTCGCGGCGGCATTATTCGCCACGAGATCGAGTCGTACATGCGCGACGAGCTGCTCAAGAACGGCTACGAGGTCGTCAACAGCCCGCACATCACCAAGGGCACACTCTTCGAGACCAGCCAACACCTGAACTGGTACAAAGACGGCATGTTCCCGGCGATGCACCTCGATGAGGTTGTCGACGCCGACGGCAACGTGACGAAGCAGGGCCAGGATTACTACCTGAAGCCCATGAACTGCCCGTTCCACAACCTGATCTTCCGCTCGCGCGCCCGCAGCTACCGCGAGCTCCCGCTGCGCCTCGCCGAGTTCGGCACGGTCTACCGCTACGAAAAGAGCGGCACGCTCTCCGGCCTCACTCGCGTGCGCGGCCTGACCCAGGACGACGCCCACATCTACGTCACCGACGAGCAGGTCAAAGACGAGGTCAAGCGCCAGCTCGAATTCGTCTTCGCGACGCTGCGCGCGTACGGCCTGAACGACTTCTACCTCGAGCTCTCGACCCGGGATCCCGAGAAGTCAGTTGGCACCGAAGAGCAGTGGGAGGTCGCGACCGAGACTCTGCGCCAGGTCGGCGAAGAGTCCGGTCTTGAACTTGTTGCCGATCCCGGTGGCGCCGCCTTCTACGGCCCCAAGATCTCGGTTCAGGCCCGCGATGCGATTGGTCGCACCTGGCAGCTCTCGACCGTGCAGCTCGACTTCAACCAGCCCGAGCTGTTCGAACTTGAGTACGCGGCCGCCGACGGTACACGCAAGCAGCCGGTCATGATCCACCGCGCTCTGCTCGGTTCCGTCGAGCGGTTCTTCGCGATCCTGCTTGAGCACTACGCGGGTGCATTCCCCGTGTGGCTTTCGCCCGTGCAGGTCGTCGGGATCCCCGTTGCCGAGCACTACGGCGAGTACCTGGACGAGGTCATCGCGCAGCTGCGCGCCCGCGGGGTGCGCGCCGAGGTCGACCACAGCGACGATCGTATGCCGAAGAAGATCCGCAATCACACGAAGGCCAAGGTGCCGTTCCAGCTGATTGCGGGCGAAGAAGATCGCGAGGCGGGTGCCGTGAGCTTCCGCTTCCGCGACGGCACGCAGCTCAACGGTGTGCCGGTAGCCGAGGCAGTCGAGCGGATCGTGAAGTCGATCGAAACGCACGAGCAGGTGTCGACGGCGTGGACGGAGTAG
- a CDS encoding PLDc N-terminal domain-containing protein: MTDFIWSLLVIAHLVLALFAVMSMSKVSSSMTALRAGRWTVLIVLLPIIGSVLWLWIGKRRVLRERAEDSTTSTQ; the protein is encoded by the coding sequence ATGACTGATTTCATCTGGAGCCTCCTCGTCATAGCCCATCTTGTGTTGGCGCTTTTTGCGGTGATGTCGATGAGCAAGGTTTCTTCCTCGATGACCGCATTGCGGGCAGGTCGCTGGACCGTTCTCATCGTTCTCCTGCCCATCATCGGGAGTGTGCTGTGGCTCTGGATCGGCAAACGCCGCGTTTTGCGTGAGCGCGCGGAAGATTCCACCACCTCAACCCAGTAG
- a CDS encoding YihY/virulence factor BrkB family protein, translating to MVSLLGLVGAAISAIGSLRAALRILTGELTDSSFFLWVMLKNLLVAVAFGGLLVAATLGSALGSLWIPAVTNWLGLTGTGFGAVLTRIFAIIIIFVIDTLAIALVFRLLSGVKAPARALWRGAMLGGVGLVVLQELSGLFVRGASSNPLLASFAALIALLIWFNLSAQVLLLASSYIITATAESHDRVREVFGASTLAQRRRQRAENAVAAATNELRHAQEAEKKERANGG from the coding sequence GTGGTCTCACTCCTTGGTCTCGTCGGAGCCGCTATCAGCGCTATCGGTAGCCTGCGTGCTGCCCTGCGGATCCTCACCGGCGAACTGACCGACTCGAGCTTTTTTCTCTGGGTGATGCTGAAGAACCTGCTGGTGGCCGTTGCTTTCGGTGGGTTGCTTGTGGCCGCAACTCTGGGCAGTGCCCTCGGCTCGCTGTGGATTCCCGCGGTGACCAACTGGCTGGGACTCACCGGCACGGGGTTTGGCGCAGTTCTCACGCGCATCTTCGCAATCATCATCATCTTTGTCATCGATACGCTGGCGATCGCGCTCGTCTTCCGCCTGCTCTCGGGAGTCAAAGCACCCGCGAGAGCACTCTGGAGGGGTGCGATGCTCGGCGGAGTGGGGCTCGTCGTGTTGCAGGAGCTCTCCGGTTTGTTTGTGAGAGGCGCGAGTTCGAACCCGCTATTGGCTTCGTTTGCGGCCCTCATTGCGCTCTTGATCTGGTTCAATCTGTCGGCGCAGGTTCTTTTGCTCGCAAGCAGTTACATCATCACGGCAACAGCGGAATCGCATGACCGAGTGCGCGAGGTGTTCGGAGCCAGCACACTCGCCCAGCGCCGTCGGCAACGCGCCGAAAACGCCGTCGCTGCGGCAACAAACGAGCTCCGCCACGCCCAGGAAGCAGAGAAGAAAGAACGTGCAAACGGCGGTTAG
- a CDS encoding CD225/dispanin family protein has translation MSQPQQPSIVDQGTPRRDYRVMSIIAIILCWPLGLVALMKSIRARREYAAADPAARSSASAAKGWSIAAFIAAGILVILSAVLIAFGINALSKADPMPEAGTPPASTSKTEFCQQLVEVLDPITAVASDKDSTVGDVIKAIDAAEPAADSVDPPSEMNDDWDVVMDTFNQMNEKLKTVPATTNFAEYESSHPELDGSETMQESFDRISDYCTY, from the coding sequence ATGTCGCAACCGCAGCAGCCGTCAATCGTGGATCAGGGTACGCCACGCCGAGATTATCGGGTCATGTCGATCATCGCCATCATTTTGTGCTGGCCCCTGGGGCTCGTGGCTCTCATGAAGTCCATTCGAGCTCGACGCGAATACGCGGCCGCCGATCCCGCCGCTCGAAGTAGCGCCTCGGCAGCCAAAGGCTGGTCCATTGCCGCGTTCATCGCCGCGGGGATCCTGGTGATTTTGAGCGCAGTGCTCATTGCTTTCGGGATTAATGCACTCTCCAAGGCAGACCCCATGCCTGAGGCCGGAACACCGCCAGCCTCGACCAGCAAGACCGAATTCTGCCAGCAACTGGTTGAGGTTCTTGATCCCATAACCGCGGTTGCGTCAGACAAGGATTCAACCGTTGGTGACGTCATCAAGGCAATCGATGCGGCAGAGCCCGCCGCTGACAGCGTCGATCCTCCGAGCGAAATGAACGATGACTGGGACGTTGTCATGGACACGTTTAACCAGATGAACGAAAAGCTCAAAACGGTTCCAGCTACCACCAACTTTGCGGAATACGAGTCCAGTCATCCTGAGCTTGATGGTAGCGAGACCATGCAGGAATCCTTCGACAGGATTAGCGACTACTGCACCTACTAG